In Curtobacterium sp. L6-1, a genomic segment contains:
- a CDS encoding superoxide dismutase codes for MAEYTLPELPYDYAALEPHISGKIMQLHHDKHHQAYVTGANTALQQLGEARESGNFGAINKLEKDLAFHLGGHVNHSIFWTNLGPDTKVPEGELAAAIDEFFGSFEKFQAQFAAVANGIQGSGWSVLAWDVVGQKLATFQLFDQQGNIPFGLVPIFMLDMWEHAFYLDYLNVKADYVKAVWNIVDWENVAARFDNAKAQRFVTL; via the coding sequence ATGGCTGAGTACACCCTGCCCGAGCTGCCGTACGACTACGCCGCCCTCGAGCCCCACATCAGCGGCAAGATCATGCAGCTGCACCACGACAAGCACCACCAGGCCTACGTGACCGGCGCCAACACCGCGCTGCAGCAGCTCGGCGAAGCCCGCGAGTCCGGTAACTTCGGTGCGATCAACAAGCTCGAGAAGGACCTCGCGTTCCACCTCGGTGGCCACGTGAACCACTCGATCTTCTGGACCAACCTCGGCCCGGACACGAAGGTCCCCGAGGGTGAGCTCGCCGCCGCCATCGACGAGTTCTTCGGCTCGTTCGAGAAGTTCCAGGCCCAGTTCGCCGCGGTCGCCAACGGCATCCAGGGCTCCGGCTGGTCCGTCCTCGCCTGGGACGTCGTCGGCCAGAAGCTCGCCACGTTCCAGCTGTTCGACCAGCAGGGCAACATCCCGTTCGGTCTCGTGCCGATCTTCATGCTCGACATGTGGGAGCACGCCTTCTACCTCGACTACCTCAACGTCAAGGCGGACTACGTCAAGGCCGTGTGGAACATCGTCGACTGGGAGAACGTCGCTGCTCGTTTCGACAACGCCAAGGCACAGCGCTTCGTCACGCTCTGA
- a CDS encoding TetR/AcrR family transcriptional regulator has product MPRKPDPTLKPAIVCKVTDHLHATRLEDVSVRSLGRALGTSAYPIVYHFGSRDGLIDAVVEHLNRHVHAVRLDPDADETGLAEYLQAVFGHLGERDRFLAARLTFELGSVECLTEHDRHRRLHRAHIETLAAWCRAHGADDRSAQRVARAAVLACRGAQWGAVLDGDVAHTDVVLRGVAQRIASEVSVAVH; this is encoded by the coding sequence ATGCCGCGCAAACCGGACCCGACACTCAAGCCCGCGATCGTCTGCAAGGTCACCGACCACCTGCACGCCACCCGCCTCGAGGACGTCTCGGTGCGGAGTCTCGGTCGGGCCCTGGGCACCAGCGCGTACCCGATCGTCTACCACTTCGGTTCCCGCGACGGCCTCATCGACGCCGTCGTCGAGCACCTCAACCGCCACGTGCACGCCGTCCGGCTCGACCCGGACGCCGACGAGACCGGGTTGGCCGAGTACCTCCAGGCGGTGTTCGGTCACCTCGGCGAGCGGGACCGCTTCCTCGCCGCCCGGCTCACGTTCGAGCTCGGGTCGGTCGAGTGCCTGACGGAGCACGACCGGCACCGCAGGCTCCACCGGGCGCACATCGAGACCCTCGCCGCGTGGTGCCGGGCGCACGGGGCGGACGACCGGTCGGCTCAGCGGGTGGCCCGGGCGGCGGTGCTCGCCTGCCGCGGCGCCCAGTGGGGTGCGGTCCTCGACGGCGACGTCGCGCACACGGACGTCGTGCTCCGCGGCGTCGCGCAGCGCATCGCGTCCGAGGTCAGCGTCGCCGTCCACTGA